aacaatcaagtatttatgctattttggagagctgtattttacaaactctatatcagattggcctgatacagtgtgagtgacacaatgaggtggtatactgtcactctgaagtgaaattattctgtgcaaacaggtagtttcctttaaacatctatttgatcttataaaaataaatgtgtatttgggttattttggagagctatattttacaaactccatatcagattggcctgatacggtgtgagtgacatattgaggtggtatactgtcactctgaagtgaaattattttgtgcaaacagatagtttcctttaaacatctatttgatttaatagaaataaacatgtatttatgttatttcagagagctgtattttacaaactccatatcagattggcctgatatgtTGTGAGTGACACCTTGGGGTGGTacactgtcactctgaagtaaaatcattctgtgcaaacaggtagtttcctttgcacatgtatttgatcttatagaaataaacatgtatttgatcttatagaaataaatatgtatttaggttaagttggagagctgtattttacaaactccatatcagattggtcTGATATGTTGTCTGTGACACCTTGAGGTAggatactgtcactctgaagtgaaattattctgtgcaaatTATTGACTTGATAttgtgtgagtgacacattgaggtgggatactgtcactctgaggtaaaattaTTCTGCGCAAACAGGTGGTTTCCCTTTAACGTCTAACTGAATGTATAGGACATTTTCGaactctctattttaaaaacagcatatcagactgtgatgatactgcaggggtgacaacctgagttggtgtactatcattcagaagtagaatgattctgtggaaacaggtagttttcttttaatatctaacagaatgtatagaaaatacagagtgtATAGGACATCTTAGAGgtgtctattttaaaaacagcatatcagactgtgatgatactgcatgagtgacaacctgagatggtgtaccaTCTTTCAGAGATGGAATGATTCTTTGGAAACAGGTAgttcctttaacatctaactaaatatataaaaatacagcatgTGTTGGATATTTTAGAGCCTTCTCATTTAAATACCCTATCAACTATATAGCAATGCTCTGTCAATCCCCTGAACAACCCAGCATCTAGTAACACTAACAGCCACCCATAATGCTGTATCAACTACCAATCATTCACTCACTGACTCTCTATTATATGCATAACAGTTCTGTGTTAACTACCCTGAACAGCCTAGCAATTTAATAAACCACCTAAAATACCCTAGCAAAGGCCTATCAATCATTTAGAAAGACACAGCCTCAACGTCGCAATCACCAAGAAAACATAAtatcctagcaaccaatttAAATACCGTAGCCTAGCAACAGCCCAGCAATCACATAGAATGTCACAGCAACAGCCTAACAACCACCCTTAATATGCTAGCAACTTTATAGTAATCCACCATAATATCTCAACAACAGCCTAGCAATAACCAATAAAACCCTATcaacagtctagcaatcacCCAGAAAACAAGAGCAATAGCATAGCAACCAACCAGAATTCCACAACAACAACCTAGAAACCAGAAAGAATGCCAGAAcagcagcctagcaaccacccatatagCCTAAcaacagtctagcaatcacagagaaaaccatttaaaaaaaccttagtaacagcctagcaaccacacataaTGCAATAGAAATAGCCTAGCAAACAAccacaataccctagcaatgatttaaaagagacacagaatgcaacagaaacagcctagcaaccacccataaatCCCTAGCTAcgatttaaaacagacacagaatgcaatagaaacagcctagcaaccacctataataccctagcaacgacttagaatgcaatagaaatagcctagccatgatttaaaacagacacagaatgtaACAGAAACATCATAGCAACcccccataataccctagcaacggcttaaacagacacataatgcaacagaatagcctagcaaccacccataataccctagcaatgaattaaaacagacccagaatgcaatagaaacagcctagcaaccatgcAAAATGCAACAGATAAAGCCctgcaaccacccataataccctagcaatgacttttaacagacacagaatgcaatagaaacagcctagcagccaccaataataccctagcaatgacttaaacagacacagaatgcaacagaaacagactagcaaccacccatataccctagcaacagtctagcaatcaTATAGAAAACCAAAgctataccctagcaaccacttaaaaagCCCTAACAATAGCACAGCATCAACcagaatgcaacaaaaacaacctagcaaccacgCATAAAACCCTAataacagcctagcaaccacacagaatgcaagagaaacaacctagcaaccacccataataccctagcaacaatttaaagaaccctagcaacagcctagcaaccacacagaatgcaagagagaccgcctagcaaccacccataataccctagcaatgacttaaaacagacacagaatgcaacagaaaaagcctagcaaccaaacagaatgctacagaaacagcctagcaaccacttatagaaccctagcaaccacacacaatgcaagagaaaccgcctagcaaccacccataataccctagcaatgacttaaaacagacacataatgcaacagaaacagcctagcaaccacttatagaaccctagcaaccacacaaaatgcaatagaaacagcctagcaaccacccataataccctagcaacagtctagcaatcGCATAGAAAACCAAAgctataccctagcaaccacttaaaaagCCCTAACAATAGCACAGCATCAACCAGAATGCAACAAtaacaacctagcaaccacgCATAAAACCCTagtaacagcctagcaaccacacagaatgcaagagaagcaacctagcaaccacccataataccctagcaacaacttaAAGAACCTTAGCAACAGCCtaacaaccacacagaatgcaagagagaccgcctagcaaccacccataacaccctagcaatgacttaaaacagacacagaatgcaacagaaacagcctagcaaccaaacagaatgcaacagaaacaccctagcaaccacttatagaaccctagcaaccacacagaatgcaagagaaacagcctagcaaccacccataataccctagcaattacttaaaacagacacataatgcaacaaaaacagcctagcaaccatttatagaaccctagcaaccacacagaatgcaagagaaacagcctagcaaccagaggcgtcatgcccattcaaactgagggggcagttgcccccttggttttttgaggctcaaaatcaaagaagcgcttattaatctgttatttgtcttttaatctgtttactatgcacaatattattaattctgtgcagcatccttgtcacttttcggagattttcgccgtttttatagtgttttgatcgtgttacattacttctggcggcaggcgctgcatACAGCGTAGTCACTGACGTCATCAgggggcgcggaatcacacatgctcacatatgaggtaaagttgaatgcaaaaatccgttcctctaataatttttatccaaacatttttttttatcattattgaacattaaactcaatcacgtggctatagcttatgtaattttcgttgtaactttatggatttaaaattacattaattgtaTAGGATtgtgcagttgttgtgcaaaatgcattgacacaattaaacaagtcattaaacaaaacgttaATAAAAAATCATGCCGttccagatgtaaatatgatgccaatatgtcattattccgattgaatagtatttgatatgaaagttagtcaacacttttattttggaggtttttgtcaTGAAGGCAGGAAGGCTCAAAATAGTGCCacggaaaagactgaaagctctataatattgattgaacgaattgcttcgaaaattgattcagtttttcaaagTAGTTCCAAACAACCAACACGCTGGCggcccctgctggtcaaaagagtgtaaaagcagatatgtccagacattttacacctttttttttacaaaataatagcaagatttttattaaaatatgtttcaaaaatatttaacttaattaagacatagttaaaagtgtattatgtgtttttagttttatttggggcaaacaaatcattaaaactaactacccttttaattatgcacatttttgtcattaaatctgtttataaacaaaaagtagacaaaatggtagtgttattagtcagttcggataaatgttttatgaacttgtgACCTTttatgaagcctcgtttgctaaaatcacgtgacttgggccagtttgaaacacgctccgaaccactgattcaaaacaaaagattcatAAAtttttcgaagcctcatgaagcagtgcttcgaaaacgaccatcactatgtatgcacacatttttgtaagctgtgcacactgtgcccccttaaaaaaaattggtgcatgacgcccctgctagcaaccacccataataccctagcaatgacttaaaagAGACACATAATTCAACAGAAATATCAGCAGATTAAgtgagaaacttttattttgaaatcattCCTCTCGTGCGTTTACCGTAATGTCTCATTTATGtgcacacagaaaaaaaacggGGGGCTAGTTTGACCGTCTTTTTCGGAGTGGCGGCTGGCTTGACCGCagtaaaaatagcgctgtcaccgtgtgtttgtgctagaggtcagaaaagatgaaaacatttatctcagtaacgttacctcagattacataaatgggcggagagacggcgtgtgtctgttgaacacattaaaccacatgcatgtttacactaacaagcgttatgcataatcatgctaaagttagccaaggaactatacaacttcaagtttacaacatggactgtatagatgtaaacgaatatgctgaattacctgtggagaatatagaaagtgcaacttcagtgtcccttgagcccatcttggaaaactaactccaatagtgactttggtcttgatgtttttcctgtcacgttgtcgtttaaaatccccgtttcgcatccttggcgatttgttttaatgtcctcgagaatatgtcttcaacaggctttcaaatcaaagcattagatcgcaggttcatcacggtgtgcggttgttgtaaaatccgaaggattcaagctacgcaggtcacaggctggatacgtcatcaagcctggtttatttaaattaactgagcattacattcgcaagtcatacgcatattacatcaatttacaattaactaagaataattgtcagctttataattgttaatattctgaaataagactgtcttgatgacgtataccgcctacacatgcaacctctggaggcttcagctatcgggcagcgtgagtgtagagtgaaagcgcgaaaggcggagcttgaatttcaggaatgtccctcgtcagcgaatgtatttcaaagatggaggcacaacatggattcagccagagagcgcttcgacggtatgcattttatatagcagattctacacttacgagaatactttgattagtgggtgggaagtaattacacatgaatgagcacatacttttgaaagaaaacatgggtttttgttaagaattaactcaataaagtacacagtagagctttaaaaagctttatgattaaataaaaaaactaacattcaagagagagagacataaaATGTCTTATATCTTAACAAAAGCAATCTACCTTTAAGGTGTTATGAGTATTAGTGCAACCTGCATCACAGAATGGCAATTGATCAttgtaaaataatgcattttactTACAATGTCACATGTGTGTAGAGCCAAGAACAAAGCAAATGCCCCATTGGTTGGTCTGTACATTGCCCAGGTATTGCCTTGCATTTGTTTGGATGGCATGAATCTTTAAAttggaaatataaaataattagttggagatattttaaaattacatttttctaATTAATTTTGGTTAACAAAATGTTACGTGTGGTGTAAATCTACATAGCAATACAAACATTTCTGTAAATTACCTGTTGCGAATATATCTGAGAAAATCTGGATGTAAAACATAAAATCTATTCTCATTGAAATGGCCTTTGAAGAAACTCAGTGGCCTATAGGGAAGAAACAGAAATATAATATTGTGTCTTTTTGACagattctttttattattacatttcaCTGTTAAACAACATCCTGGTCAATCTTTTGTAAAGTTGTGTTGTGCCACTACTGAAAGATTCTTACActtaaatgtttgtgtttgcattctTTCTCTGATGTATGTCAtgttaaaagcatctgctaaatgtaaTTGTATTAGTGAACTAGCTTTATACTTTACCTCACACCCTTAAAGAATCCTGTAGCCATTTTCCCCTCTAGTAGGCCATGGAGCCAATGGAAGTCTCTCAGGCCCTCAGGGATCATAACATATTTGATGCCCTATTGAAAAGCAGCAGAGACAGATGGTTTAGAATATAGGGGCGGTTTTCcaaacagggtttagattaatccaggattaATCCAAAAAACCCATTGAGACAGTTAGATGGCGATAGACCATAAGACTTGACAGAGGTATGCATGACACATCAAACTTTTGTGTATCACACATGATCACAGCTGAACATATCAGAATATTAGAATCTTTAGAGTTGCCGCATGCACTGTGAAATatatttacagttttaatgTTCTGTATTTATGCTGTGCGGTTTACTTATTTTAATCTTTACTTTAATCTTTTAATGATgtcatgcaaaaaaaatgaagaaTACAGAACAATATGAGAGTGATTAATAATACTCATAATTTTGAGATATTATATTAATAGCCTTATATTGAACATTTTAATTTGTGAGATGATCTATGCCTTGAAAATGTACTGACCTCATCTTGTGGAATACTGTCATAGCCAAGCTGATGAAACCTATGAATTGTGGAATACAATGAATAAGCTGTATGCACATAGACTGAGGTCTTATTTCCAACATCCGCCTCATAACCTTTCGTAAGTGCCCCATTCATTCTGTTTAGGATCAAAACAATATCAGAGTAAAACTGTGAATTGTAAATAGAAATAAGCTCAGCTTTACAACATGTGCATTTATTTACAGCAGTACCCTTAACTGTACATTAACTACCAGTTAATAAAGGTTAGTAACCATATTAATTTACATTGATAAATCAAGTATCTTTGATAGACGCACTACCACAATAATGTTTCTATATAACTATGTTATATCCTTTGTCATGCTTACCGAAACACATACTCATGGGAGTCGATCTCTTTGCCCATCTTTGAGTTATTGAGAATGCCACCCGAACCCACAACAGCACAGCAGATACAACCATCTTTTGCACTTTCAAGCACTGGCAGTAATGTTGAAGATTTGGGCTTTGGAATCAAATCTATTGCCGCTCTTATCTCTTTGATGAGGGGGAAAACATAAATGATGTGTGTAAAGGATGTGTGGCATTGAAAGATCATGGAatgtaatacattatattaaataaggtatatcatatattttattgcaatttttaatacttaaaaaGTTAGCAACAGTAATTGTCCATgctatttgtttaaaaaaattcatcTGCTAACGATTAAACACAATTATATGTAGACCCCTTAAGGCCCCCTAAAAAGATACATGCTTTTGTAGAAATACAATTTAATATAATACAATTGTGTAGAAAgtaaattttaattaaatatatttttgaatttgaaaatatattcacTTTTAACTTTCATATATgagaatatatttcaaaatttatttcattataaagTTATAAGTatgcagttgaaaatatatttaattttaaccttttcaaaCCTTATGTTTACAGATTTGTAACattcaaagtttttcttccaatgcgacaTTAATATAACtgctttaatatatatatatatatatatatatatatatatatatatatatatatatatatatatatatatatttcacaatattcaaaaaatggcaaaaaaatatattggtgtttaaataaacataattttttggtcatttggcatattttaaaatatacactgtaaaatatgtctgtagaaattacagtattactgggtataaCTAGAtggcagtaacttactgtagaatttacatgtatgttatttactagtCAAAGTTAAATGAgtatgaaacattttcagtctacagtaagttactggcaaccagctgcatactTAAAGCcaattttctaaaatgttattacattttttgcatgggtatatttacataaaatacaaaGGACTACTAACTTCATTATTAGGAAAGCCTGTGTTTATCTTTGCCCACCATTTATAAAGTCTAGTATTTACCTACTGCACCCCTTTCTCAAACATATTCCAAAAATACTTGTATTTTGCCTACGGTGTTTACCATCATATTTGTACTCCATAAAGCCGAATGGATTGTTGAAGTGTGCTAATCTATTCCATTCTGATACGTTGAGTTGACCTCTGTACAGCCATAGTTGAATGTTGGGAAGAAAAGCTTTCTTGAACTTGGGATCCTTAGTGTTGTGAATGGACTCTGAACAGATCTATAAAACAGTGATCATTTAATATCATACATAGAAAAAAACAGCACAGTAATGTCTGAATGGATCTGGAAAACAACTTTGCATACTGGTTTTCTTGCTTCATGATCTTGCAAATAAATATCTTCAAAATCCCACACAGGTAATTTTGTAAAATTCTTCTTATAAAGAATTGGAATAGGCGTTGTGTTGTCTTCAAGGTCATAGAGATTTGTAGCTCCAGGCAATGATAAATTCAGTGCAGAAGTTACGATGGATTTATAAATTGGTGTATTATCTGCATGCTGGTAAGTTTCTCTCCAAAGAGATTTTGACCACACCACTTTTCCTTTAATTCTttgaaaacaatgaaaaataacaacaacatatATCAATTGAAATATTAAAGACAAAACAACAGAATAAATGCATAGCAATTAGaatataaaacaattatttagcaaaaactttcaaaatttaataaacaaaaaaaaaagagtttatttgtttatttgtttatttgaaaaggATCCCCATTAGCTGACGCCGAAACGACAGCTAGTCTTCCTGGGGTCCAAAGGAGTCCACACACATATtcttatatattctatatatattcatatatatgaCTTTTTTATTAACTTACCCATTCCACTGTTCAGAGACATCAATCCATAGAACTACATaaagcagaaaaaaagaaataagaaaAAGACTAATAAAACCCAAAGCTTTCTTCATACTACCAGCTGCTTTTTCTCTTTGGGATTACTTTTCTGTTTAAAAACGTTTCCTTGAGTTAAATGCCAACGCAAACTCATTGCGTCACCATACAACAAATAAACACATGCTGTTTATATGGCGAGACATGGGGATtagttttcacacttttactcTAGTAAGCTATTCTTTGGGTGGGGTTTTGTTGAATATTCACATTGTGTACAGACTCATTTCTTAATTCcaaggaaaaaaaattcttgaatgaCACGTCATGTTGCCATTTTTAACTGCGTTTCTAAACATGTTTGACAGTGATTTAAAATTTGAAATACTAGACTATCTAAATCTATCTAATtttcaacacttttatttttctACAATACTTTACATATTGAACTAAATGTTTGAGACCAACAGATTGTTACAGCAAACCACAAGAAAAGGTGCCGAAAATTCTTTACAATAACATAAAATTCCTCATAGATCTTGTCACTTATTTTACTTTCAAAATGTACCACATGTACCGTATTACACTCTAAAATGGGCTggattatttttaacccatattggtcagaacacactgctgggttaaaattgatcCAATTTAGGGCTGTTTTAACCCAATGAACTGGGTTATTATAACTGCACCCAACATTGGGTCTATTATCACGTTTTCCCCTCTCAAATTAACTTATAATCAAATAGCCTTGTTTCTGTTACCTTGAAATGTTTTTTACCCCTGGCCTATTTTACTAAGAAAATTCAGAAGcagatattttatttaaaaaatgggcGAAACATTTAATTACCC
The Paramisgurnus dabryanus chromosome 1, PD_genome_1.1, whole genome shotgun sequence genome window above contains:
- the st6galnac1.1 gene encoding alpha-N-acetylgalactosaminide alpha-2,6-sialyltransferase 1.1 produces the protein MDFKAVVIHPLKLRIPKLNFDERIKGKVVWSKSLWRETYQHADNTPIYKSIVTSALNLSLPGATNLYDLEDNTTPIPILYKKNFTKLPVWDFEDIYLQDHEARKPICSESIHNTKDPKFKKAFLPNIQLWLYRGQLNVSEWNRLAHFNNPFGFMEYKYDEIRAAIDLIPKPKSSTLLPVLESAKDGCICCAVVGSGGILNNSKMGKEIDSHEYVFRMNGALTKGYEADVGNKTSVYVHTAYSLYSTIHRFHQLGYDSIPQDEGIKYVMIPEGLRDFHWLHGLLEGKMATGFFKGVRPLSFFKGHFNENRFYVLHPDFLRYIRNRFMPSKQMQGNTWAMYRPTNGAFALFLALHTCDIVDAYGFITEDHHKYSNYYFEKFKKTNVIFYINHDYNLEIKTWKELHDTGIIRLYQGQKNT